DNA from Nocardioides yefusunii:
GGCACCGTCCTCGCGGATCCGCCACAGTGCGCCCTGCAGGCGGGCGTCGGTGACGACGTCGTGGGCCAGGGCACCGGCGACCTCGGTGACCCGACGGGTCTGCTCGACGACGACGCCGAGCTCGTCTCCGGCGACCTCCACGAAGAGCCAGCCAGCACCCCGCGGCAGCGTGGGGGCGGTCGGCACCAGCGCGACGATCCGGGCGTCGAGCCCCTCACAGGCCGTGATGCCCGGGACGGTCAGGACGGCCGGAACCGCGTCGGCGGCCTCGGCCATCGACGGGTAGCCGAGCACCACGAGGTGGCGCACCGCAGGGTCGCGGACCAGGCGCACGTGGGCGCGTTCGACCAGCGCGAGGGTGCCCTCGGTCCCGGCGAGGAAACGTTCGGGCCGGAACCGTTCGGGCAGGAGGTGTTCGAGGGAGTAGCCGCTCACCTGACGTCCGAAGCGTCCGAAGGTGGTGCGGACGTGGGCGAGGTCTCCCGCCACGACGTCCCGCAACGCCGCCACGACCGCACCGGTCGACTCAGCCCCGGCCAGCCGCGCCCGTTCGCCGGTGCCCCACACCACGTCGAGCGCAGTGACGTTGTCCGCCGTCCGGCCGTACCCCAAGGCGCGGGAGCCGCAGGCGTTGTTCCCGATCATCCCGCCGATCATGCAGCGGGTGTGGGTGGAGGGGTCGGGTCCGAAGCGCCACCCGGCCGCGGTGGCCTGGGCCTGCAGGGAGGCGTGCACGACGCCGGGCTCCACCCAGGCGGTGCCCGTCTCGACGTCGAGGTCGAGGATCTTGTGCAGGTGCGCGGAGGTGTCGACGACGATCCCCGGCCCCACGGCGTTGCCGGCCAGCGACGTCCCGGCGCCACGCGCGGTCAGCGGCACCCCGGTCTCCCGGGAGACCTCGACCAGCGCGTGCAGGTCGTCGGTGTGCTCAGGACGCACGACGACGCGCGGCGGCACTCGGTACAGCGAGGCGTCACCGGCGTACAGAGCACGGGTCAGGTCGGTGGCGGAGACGTCGCGCAGTCCGGCAGCGGTGAGCGCCGCGAGCAGATCGGTGTCGCTGGTCGCGTCCGGGGTGCCGTGCTCAGACAGACCGGCCATCGCGTCCGCCCGCTCGAGCTGTACGCCCGTAGAACCCGCGCCGCACCAGCGTGCCCAGGGCGAGCAGCACGCTCATCCCCACCAGTGCGTTCCACTCCTCCCCCGGGCCCATGGAGTGCTTGCCCTGGGAGTGCCAGGTGGCGAGGGCCAGCCCGGCCAACAGCACCATCAGCCACGCACCGAACCACCACAGGTCGTCCTCGACCCGACGCCGGGCGCACGGCTCACGCTGCGGCACCAGCCAGAACTCGGGGTAGGGAACGTTGAGGTTCTCGGTGGGGATCGACCTGACCCGCCGTGCCGCGAGGCTCATCAGCGCAGCCAGCACCAGCACCACCGCGGCGAAGGAACCCATCACGGTGTTCGCGTCCAACGGTTCGGGACACGTCCGCGGATGCAGGGACTCACCGCGCATGACCCACCACAGGGCCCCGATCATGCCCGCCGCGAACAGGACGCTGGCCCGGAAGGCCCACCGGGCGCCGGGCACCCGACTGCGACGCAGGACGCGGCCCGCCCGGGCCGCGGTCTCCTGACCGGTGACGGACGGGGGGCTGGGGGGAACGAGCTGCTGGGTCACGACTGTGCTTCGGCGTCCGCCATCGCGGCGTCTCGGTGCTCAGTGCCCGCGAGGGCTCGACGCACCATGTCGGTGGTGGGCACGACACCGGTGACGACGTCGCGGACCCGGACGAAGGCCACCGCGTCGGTGGTCCCGTCGGTCTCGACGACGTGCGGCTCGGCGTCAGGGGCGACGTGGGCGGCGAACAGCAGGTGGACGCCGTGGAAGTCCTCCAGGCGGCCCGACGGAGCGGTGCCGGTGAAGTGGACGTCGTGGACGTCGAGCAGTTCTCCCACGCTAGCTTCCAGACCGCACTCCTCGCGGACCTCACGGACCACGGCGTCGGCGGGTGCCTCCCCGTGCTCGACGCCGCCACCGGGCAACGTCCAGGCGCCGGAGTGGAAGCCACGCGCGGAGATCCGTGAGAGCAGCACCTCGGCGTCGTCGCCCTCGCCGCGGCGCACCAACGCGTAGGCCGCGAGCCGCTGGACCCGAGTGGCGCCGAGGTCGCTGAGTGCGTCGGTGACCATCTGCACCACCTGGATCTCGCCGTCGAGGACTGCGGAGAGCGGGTGCCAGGCAGCCTCGACGGTGGAGCCGTCGATCTCGACCACGCGCGGGGTGAGCGAGTCCTTGGGGACCCAGCCCTCGTAGACGATGCGGAGCGCATGGGAGTCGACGAGGCGCCCCTCGCGGCGCACGCCGGGCAGGAACGCGGAGTAGACCCGCGGCTGGTCCCCGACGACGACGCTCAACGACGTCTCCTCGTACACCTCACGCACGACGGCGTCGCGCGGGTCCTCGCCGTGGTCGAGTCCGCCTCCCGGCAACGTCCAGAGACGTCCGGGGTAGATCCGCTCGGCGATCCGAGACAACAGGATCTCGTCCTGACCACCGTCCAGGACCCGACGGATCACCGCGTAGGCAGCGACGCGCTGGTGCTGCGGCAGAGGTCCTCGGGGCTGACTGGTCATGCGACGACGCTAGTCGATCCGTGCAGGCGTCCGTACCGAGAGGCACCGGGGGTGAGTGCTGACACACACGCTCCGTGTGCTCCGCTGCAGGTCAACCGACCTACGCTTGGCGGTGATGTCCAAGCTCCGTGATCCGTGGCTCGACAACGCCAAGTTCTGGCTCGTCGCCCTCGTCGTCGTCGGCCACAGTCTGCTGATCGCCCCACCCGGCGAGTTCCGCGGCCACGTCTACGACTTCATCTACCAGTTCCACATGCCCGCCTTCGTGCTCGTCAGCGGGTACCTCTCGCGCAGCTTCGCCTGGACCCGACGGCACCTCACGGCGCTGGTCACCACGATGGTGGTGCCCTACCTGGTCTTCGAGGCGGCGATGGCGCTGTGGCGCAACCACCTCGGCCTGGTGAAGTCGATGGACTCCCTGGAACCGTTGTGGCTGCAACCGCACTGGCCGATGTGGTTCCTGGCGGTGCTGCTGATGTGGCGCCTCGCCACCCCCGTGCTCAAGGCGCACTGGATGTGGGTGCCGGCCTCGGTGGCGATCAGCCTCGTGGGAGGTTCGTGGGAGGTCGACGTCCTCGACGTCAGCCGTTTCCTGGGCCTGATGCCGTTCTTCGTGATCGGCCTCCACCTGCGACCGGTCGCGCTGACGCACCTCCGTCGCCGCTGGACTCCGCTGCTGGGCCTGGCCGCGATGGGATGGCTGTGGACGCTGGCCGCCACCACCGATGACCGCTGGGACACCCACCAGTGGTTCTACTACCGCTCCTCCTACGAGACCCTCGGCGTCTCGTTCACCCACGGCGTCGAGATGCGTTTCCAGGTGCTGCTGGTGGGTCTGCTGGGCACGTTCGCGTTCCTGTCGCTGGTACCGCGCACCCGCTCGGCCCTGACCGCGATGGGCGCCGGGTCGATGGTGATCTACCTGTTCCACGGCTTCGTCGTGCAGTGGGCCCAGGCTCACGCATGGCGCGAGAGGCTGCCCGAGGGTGAACTCGCTGGCGTCTGGACGGTGATCGTCGGGGCGCTGCTGCTGACCCTGCTGCTGGGCTGGTCGCCGGTCCGTGAACGTCTCGCGCTGCTCGCCGACCCGGTCTCCGGCGTCAAGCGTGTGCGGGCGGCAGTGGCGACCCGTGCCGTCGCTCGGGCTGCCACGGTTCCACCTGCTCCTGAGGCTGCTCACTCCGAGGGCCCCACACCGGACTGATCGCGTGCCGCGGGACGTTGTCCCACGCTCGCGCCTCATCCCGGTCGGGGGCGTGCCCGCCCAGATGCGCCGGGTACCACGGAGCGTGTTCACCCGGCGCCGGCCGGTGGCGTTCCAGCAGCTGCAGACCTTCCAGCATTCCGGTGAGCCGGTGCCCCAACCCGACCGTCCAGGCAGTCAGGTCCTCGCGCTGCGCCTCGGGCGACACCGCTGGCATCGGAGACCCCAGGACGACGTCGATGCAGCGTCCCCGGGTCAGGTCCGGTCCGGGCTCCTTGCCGCCCAGGACGCCCCCCTCAGGACGCCCCACCGAGTAGATCCGTTGGACGCCCCACAACGCTGCCGGCACCACCGGCGCGCCGGTGTCGCGGGCCAACGCAGCAGTTCCCCGCATGAGGTCGCGCACGGTGTGGGAGTAGCTGATCCCAGCCTCGGGGAAGACCACGACCGTCTCCCCCGCCTCCAGCAGCCGGCGTGCCTGCAGGAGCGCCGCCGCCGGAGCGGCGCGGTCGACGGGGACGTGACCCATCGCGGTCATGGCACGGCCCACGACCGGCTGCCAGACGTCGTGGCGGGCCAGGAAACGGGGGAACCGACCCCGCTCGCGGGCGGCCAGACCCAGCGGCCACATGTCGAGGTAGGAGACGTGCGTCGAGGCGATGACCGCCGGCCCCGACGCGGGCAGGTTGTCGAGCCCCTCGAAGCGGAGGTCGACGTCGAGCGCCCGCACCAGGGCGCGTCCCAGCGTCGTGGCGGCTCGGTAGGTGGCCTCACCCATGCGCCTCCTCCTCCGTCCTGCCGGCCGTGCTGCCGGGCTGTGCTGCCGGGCCGTGCCGCCGGGCGTGGTGACGGCGGGAAGGAGGGTACGTCAGGAGAACGGAGGGCGTGCGTCCAGTCCCACCGATCGACGTCCCAGGAAACGCCAGATCTTTGCCGCCGCGTCCCGGTCGGCGTCGGTGACGAGGTTGCCCATCCAGCGCAGCGCGAGCTGCATCAGGAACTCCGAACGCATCCCGAGCGGGCCCAGCGCAGCGACCACCTTCGGGTTGGTGGCAATGCCGCCCAGACGACGTGCGATCGAGAACGCCTCACCGTAGAGCCCAGCCAGAGTCGCGGGCCACACGACGTCGAGACGCGTCGCAGCGGTGGCGTCAGCGAGGACCTGGGCGATCTCACGCCCGGTTTCCAGGCCGTAGTCGATGCCCTCGCCGTTGAGCGGGTTGACGCAGGCCGCGGCGTCACCGATGAGCGCCCAGTTGGCTCCGGCGACATTGCTCACCGCCCCACCCATCGGCAGCAGCGCGGAGGCCACGGCGCGCGGGGCGGAGGTGAGTTCGTACTCGTCGCGGCACTGCTCGAAGTAGGTCTGCACGAGCGGCTTCACCGCGATGTCGGCAGGACGCTTGAGCGTGGCCAGGGCACCGGCCCCGAGGTTCACCTCGCCGTTGCCGAGCGGGAAGATCCAGCCGTAGCCCGAGAGCAGCGTGCCCTCGCCGTCACGGAGTTCGAGGTGGGAGGAGATGTAGGGGTCGTCGGCGCGGGTGGAGGAGACGTAGGAGCGACCCGCGACGCCGTAGACGGTGTCGCGGTGCCACTCACGGCCCAGGACCTTGCCCACGGTGGAGCGGACTCCGTCGGCGACGACGAGCCACGTCACCGCCACCTCGACGCGTTCCTTGCCGTCCGGCGTCGTGCGTTCCAGGACGACGGCCTTGACCCGGTCGCCGTCACGGATCACGTCGACGGCCTTCACGCCGTCGACGGACACGGCGCCGGCCTTGGCCGCGGAGTCGCGCAGGTGCGCGTCGAGTTCGGTGCGCGGCACCGCGGAGCCCCAGGTGGGGATCTCGCCGCCCTTCACCTCGGGCCAGTCCAGGTGCAACGTCTGACCGAACCCGTGGGCCCGCAGACCGCGGGTGACGTGGTGCTCCCGGATCCAGTTGGTCTCACCGAGCAGGTTGAGCTCGTGGATCGCGCGGGGCGTCAGCCCGTCACCGCAGGTCTTGTCGCGGGGGAAGACGGCTGAGTCGACCAGCAGCGTCGTCAGTCCGTGGCGGGCCGCCCAGGTCGCGGCAGCGGAACCGGCAGGGCCGGCACCGACCACGAGGACGTCGGTCTGGGCAGGGATCTGTGCAACCACGCCCCGATTCTCGCAGGTCTCCCCCACCATTCCCTCCCGGACGCCGCTCCACTCCCGGGACGTCATAGGAATCGAGGGCCCCAGGCCCCGATTCCTATGACGTCCGGGGCTGAGCGGCGCAGCGTGAGCCGAAATGGCCGCAGGGCCCGTCCCACCGAAGTGGAACGGACCCTGCGGACCTGACCGGACCGGCGGCTTTCACCGCCGGTCCACGTCGACTCAGTTCTGGTAGGAACCGAAGTCGAAGTCGTCGAGAGCAACGGCCTGGCCGGTGCCCTGTCCGAAGTCGTAGTCGTAGTCGTAGCCGGTGACCTGGTAGGCAGCCGCGCGGGCTTCCTCGGTCGGCTCGACGCGGACGTTGCGGTAGCGCTCGAGGCCGGTACCGGCCGGGATGAGCTTACCGATGATGACGTTCTCCTTGAGGCCCAGCAGGCTGTCCGAACGGCCGTTGATGGCCGCGTCGGTCAGGACTCGGGTCGTCTCCTGGAAGGAGGCGGCCGAGAGCCAGGACTCGGTGGCGAGCGACGCCTTGGTGATACCCATGAGCTCTGCACGGCCGGAAGCCGGGCGGTTGCCCTCGGAGACCACGCGACGGTTCTCGACCTCGAAGATCGAACGGTCGACCAGGTCGGACGGCAGCAGATTGGTGTCACCCGACTCGATGACCGTCACGCGACGGAGCATCTGGCGCACGATGATCTCGATGTGCTTGTCGTGGATGGCCACACCCTGCGAGCGGTACACGCCCTGGACCTCGTCGACGAGGTGCTGCTGCGCACGACGAATACCGAGGACGCGGAGCACCTCCTTCGGGTCCGGAGTACCCGAGGTCAGCTGCTGGCCGACCTTGATGTGGTCGCCGTCGGCCACCGCGAGGCGGGAGCGCTTGGAGACCGGGTACTCGATCTTGTCGGAGCCGTCGTCCGGGGTCACGATGACCTTGCGCGACTTGTCGGTCTCCTCGATCTCCACGCGGCCAGCGGCCTCGGAGATCGGGGAGACACCCTTCGGGGTACGAGCCTCGAAGAGCTCGACGACACGCGGGAGACCCTGCGTGATGTCGTCTGCCGACGCCACACCACCGGTGTGGAAGGTACGCATGGTCAGCTGGGTACCGGGCTCACCGATGGACTGGGCCGCGATGATGCCGACGGCCTCACCGATGTCGACCAGCTTGCCGGTGGCCAGCGAACGGCCGTAGCACTTCGCGCAGGTACCGGTGTGGGCCTCACAGGTGAGGACCGAGCGGACCTTGACCGTGGTGATGCCGGCCTCGATCAGCTCGCCGATCTTGACGTCACCCATGTCG
Protein-coding regions in this window:
- a CDS encoding NUDIX domain-containing protein; protein product: MTSQPRGPLPQHQRVAAYAVIRRVLDGGQDEILLSRIAERIYPGRLWTLPGGGLDHGEDPRDAVVREVYEETSLSVVVGDQPRVYSAFLPGVRREGRLVDSHALRIVYEGWVPKDSLTPRVVEIDGSTVEAAWHPLSAVLDGEIQVVQMVTDALSDLGATRVQRLAAYALVRRGEGDDAEVLLSRISARGFHSGAWTLPGGGVEHGEAPADAVVREVREECGLEASVGELLDVHDVHFTGTAPSGRLEDFHGVHLLFAAHVAPDAEPHVVETDGTTDAVAFVRVRDVVTGVVPTTDMVRRALAGTEHRDAAMADAEAQS
- a CDS encoding acyltransferase family protein — encoded protein: MSKLRDPWLDNAKFWLVALVVVGHSLLIAPPGEFRGHVYDFIYQFHMPAFVLVSGYLSRSFAWTRRHLTALVTTMVVPYLVFEAAMALWRNHLGLVKSMDSLEPLWLQPHWPMWFLAVLLMWRLATPVLKAHWMWVPASVAISLVGGSWEVDVLDVSRFLGLMPFFVIGLHLRPVALTHLRRRWTPLLGLAAMGWLWTLAATTDDRWDTHQWFYYRSSYETLGVSFTHGVEMRFQVLLVGLLGTFAFLSLVPRTRSALTAMGAGSMVIYLFHGFVVQWAQAHAWRERLPEGELAGVWTVIVGALLLTLLLGWSPVRERLALLADPVSGVKRVRAAVATRAVARAATVPPAPEAAHSEGPTPD
- a CDS encoding lysophospholipid acyltransferase family protein, with translation MGEATYRAATTLGRALVRALDVDLRFEGLDNLPASGPAVIASTHVSYLDMWPLGLAARERGRFPRFLARHDVWQPVVGRAMTAMGHVPVDRAAPAAALLQARRLLEAGETVVVFPEAGISYSHTVRDLMRGTAALARDTGAPVVPAALWGVQRIYSVGRPEGGVLGGKEPGPDLTRGRCIDVVLGSPMPAVSPEAQREDLTAWTVGLGHRLTGMLEGLQLLERHRPAPGEHAPWYPAHLGGHAPDRDEARAWDNVPRHAISPVWGPRSEQPQEQVEPWQPERRHGSPLPPAHA
- a CDS encoding geranylgeranyl reductase family protein: MVAQIPAQTDVLVVGAGPAGSAAATWAARHGLTTLLVDSAVFPRDKTCGDGLTPRAIHELNLLGETNWIREHHVTRGLRAHGFGQTLHLDWPEVKGGEIPTWGSAVPRTELDAHLRDSAAKAGAVSVDGVKAVDVIRDGDRVKAVVLERTTPDGKERVEVAVTWLVVADGVRSTVGKVLGREWHRDTVYGVAGRSYVSSTRADDPYISSHLELRDGEGTLLSGYGWIFPLGNGEVNLGAGALATLKRPADIAVKPLVQTYFEQCRDEYELTSAPRAVASALLPMGGAVSNVAGANWALIGDAAACVNPLNGEGIDYGLETGREIAQVLADATAATRLDVVWPATLAGLYGEAFSIARRLGGIATNPKVVAALGPLGMRSEFLMQLALRWMGNLVTDADRDAAAKIWRFLGRRSVGLDARPPFS